In one window of Pseudomonas sp. IAC-BECa141 DNA:
- a CDS encoding SRPBCC family protein, giving the protein MKPVPNSFERKIMLRSPRSHVWRALVDAEAFGQWFGVALEGRRFIPGEWTQGQVTYRGYEHVLWNVLVERVEPQQLFSFRWHPYAVNPKIDYSQEPTTLVKFELQDYENGTLLKVSESGFAHIPDVRQKEAYYMDSRGWEEQLSRLEHFLTESDRSREREGS; this is encoded by the coding sequence ATGAAACCAGTACCCAACAGCTTTGAACGTAAAATCATGCTCAGGTCGCCGCGCTCGCATGTCTGGCGTGCCCTGGTCGATGCCGAGGCGTTCGGCCAGTGGTTCGGCGTTGCGCTGGAAGGCCGGCGGTTTATACCGGGCGAATGGACGCAAGGGCAGGTCACGTACCGCGGTTATGAACATGTGCTCTGGAATGTGTTGGTGGAGCGGGTCGAGCCGCAACAGCTGTTCTCCTTCCGCTGGCACCCGTACGCGGTGAACCCGAAAATCGACTACTCCCAGGAACCGACCACGCTGGTCAAATTCGAACTGCAGGACTACGAGAACGGCACGTTGCTGAAGGTCTCCGAATCAGGTTTTGCGCACATTCCCGACGTGCGCCAGAAAGAGGCCTACTACATGGACAGTCGGGGCTGGGAGGAGCAGTTGAGTCGACTTGAGCACTTCCTGACGGAAAGCGACCGTTCCCGCGAGCGTGAAGGTAGCTGA
- a CDS encoding ADP-ribosylglycohydrolase family protein — protein MQPSLPERYRGALLGLACGDAMGTTVEFQPRGSFQPLTEMMGGGPFHLKPGQWTDDTSMALCLAESLLNKNGFDAADQMGRYLNWWQWGYLSSTGECFDIGMTVSQALDRFQQTGEPFAGSTDPHSAGNGSLMRLVPVVLFYFPDARQIRRFAADSSRTTHSAPESIECCQLFAELLCRALEGESKAQLRTQPQTIFSQPKVAAIARGEYLHKTERDIRGSGYCVESLEAALWCFQNTDSFAAAVLQAANLGDDADTTAAIVGQLAGAHYGVQGIPFGWLEKLHDGEEIAATAERLLNASRHRAPC, from the coding sequence ATGCAGCCCTCCCTCCCCGAACGTTACCGTGGAGCCCTGCTCGGTCTGGCCTGTGGCGATGCCATGGGAACCACCGTCGAATTCCAGCCTCGCGGCAGCTTCCAGCCCCTGACCGAGATGATGGGTGGCGGGCCGTTTCACTTGAAGCCCGGCCAATGGACCGACGACACCTCGATGGCGTTGTGCCTGGCGGAAAGTCTGCTGAACAAAAACGGCTTCGATGCCGCTGACCAGATGGGCCGCTATCTGAACTGGTGGCAATGGGGTTATTTGAGTTCGACCGGCGAATGTTTCGATATCGGCATGACCGTGAGTCAGGCGCTGGATCGTTTTCAACAAACCGGTGAGCCGTTTGCCGGCTCCACCGATCCCCACAGCGCCGGGAACGGGTCGCTGATGCGTCTGGTGCCCGTTGTACTGTTCTACTTCCCGGATGCCCGGCAAATCAGGCGATTCGCCGCCGACAGTTCACGCACTACGCATTCGGCGCCCGAATCCATCGAATGCTGCCAGCTGTTTGCCGAACTGCTCTGCAGGGCTCTGGAAGGCGAGTCGAAAGCGCAACTGCGCACTCAGCCGCAAACAATCTTCAGCCAGCCCAAGGTGGCGGCGATTGCCCGGGGCGAGTACCTGCACAAGACCGAGCGCGACATTCGCGGCAGTGGCTACTGCGTCGAATCCCTGGAAGCGGCGTTATGGTGCTTCCAGAACACCGACAGTTTTGCCGCCGCCGTCCTGCAAGCGGCGAATCTGGGCGATGACGCGGACACCACGGCTGCCATCGTCGGCCAGTTGGCCGGCGCCCACTACGGCGTGCAGGGAATCCCGTTCGGGTGGCTGGAAAAGCTGCATGACGGAGAGGAAATTGCCGCGACAGCGGAGCGGTTGCTCAACGCCTCCAGACACCGTGCACCTTGTTAG
- a CDS encoding lysozyme inhibitor LprI family protein produces the protein MSPRLLLALTPFLFTSVAHAAVDCANASDQATMNQCAAQENKAADKELNTVYQQITARLKNNPDGKKLLVSAQRAWIGFRDAECKFSASGVASGSVYPLIYNNCIASITKTRTEALKQYLKCEEGDMSCPVPGA, from the coding sequence ATGTCCCCACGCCTGCTTCTGGCCCTGACACCCTTTCTTTTCACTTCTGTTGCTCACGCTGCCGTGGACTGCGCCAATGCCAGCGATCAAGCGACGATGAATCAGTGCGCCGCACAAGAGAACAAGGCGGCGGACAAGGAGTTGAATACGGTTTATCAACAGATCACCGCCCGGTTGAAGAACAACCCTGATGGCAAGAAACTGCTGGTCAGCGCGCAACGGGCGTGGATCGGCTTTCGCGATGCCGAGTGCAAGTTTTCCGCATCCGGAGTGGCAAGCGGGAGTGTTTATCCGCTGATCTACAACAATTGCATCGCCTCAATAACCAAGACGCGAACCGAAGCGCTCAAACAGTATTTGAAATGTGAGGAAGGTGACATGAGCTGCCCGGTGCCGGGGGCCTGA
- the peaD gene encoding quinohemoprotein amine dehydrogenase subunit beta — protein sequence MPSLNKACGLAALAVLSACSLPVLADENAALQDGHEYMLTTNYPNNLHVIDLATDSLYKTCKMPDAFGPGTVQLSPDRKTAYVLNNHYADVYGVELDSCKQVFHASITQQPGEKARSMFAFTVSHDGKELYTIANPTQMLNDRYEVKQPRLDVYATDAGMDAKPLRSFPAPRQLTIMQSGDDGTLYVAGADVYKVDVKSGKFDVLIPSRHWKRPNYSAPDVLYVWNQQTYRHDFSLLYTAAKFKDKKQDPATAEYLYGLFSVDLKTGKTETTDFGPLTEIYFSGMRSPKDPNLMFGVLNRLAKYDIKQKKLIQAATLDHSYYCISFNKDGSKIYLAGTFNDVAIFDAETMKQTGSIKLPGGDMAITTAQIFVR from the coding sequence ATGCCTAGCCTCAACAAAGCCTGCGGCCTTGCCGCACTCGCGGTTCTGAGCGCCTGTTCGCTCCCGGTTCTGGCCGATGAAAACGCCGCGCTGCAAGACGGTCACGAGTACATGTTGACCACCAATTACCCGAACAACCTGCACGTCATCGACCTGGCGACCGACAGCCTGTACAAGACCTGCAAGATGCCCGATGCCTTTGGCCCCGGCACCGTACAGCTTTCGCCGGATCGCAAGACCGCGTACGTATTGAACAACCATTACGCCGATGTCTACGGTGTCGAGCTGGACAGCTGCAAGCAGGTGTTCCATGCCAGCATCACCCAGCAGCCTGGGGAGAAGGCGCGGTCGATGTTCGCCTTTACCGTCAGCCATGACGGCAAGGAGTTGTACACCATCGCCAACCCGACCCAGATGCTCAATGACCGCTATGAGGTCAAACAGCCGCGGCTGGACGTCTACGCCACCGATGCCGGGATGGACGCCAAACCGTTGCGCAGCTTTCCGGCTCCACGGCAGTTGACGATCATGCAGAGCGGCGATGACGGTACGCTCTATGTGGCCGGCGCCGATGTGTACAAGGTCGATGTAAAGAGCGGCAAGTTCGACGTTCTGATCCCCAGCCGCCACTGGAAACGCCCGAACTACAGCGCGCCGGACGTGCTTTACGTATGGAACCAGCAAACCTATCGCCACGATTTCTCGCTGCTGTACACGGCGGCGAAGTTCAAGGACAAAAAACAGGACCCGGCCACCGCCGAATACCTTTATGGCTTGTTCAGCGTCGATCTGAAAACGGGCAAGACCGAGACCACTGACTTCGGCCCGTTGACCGAGATCTACTTCAGCGGCATGCGCTCGCCGAAGGATCCGAACCTGATGTTCGGTGTACTCAATCGTCTGGCCAAGTACGACATCAAGCAAAAAAAGCTGATTCAGGCGGCGACACTGGATCATTCCTACTACTGCATTTCGTTCAACAAGGACGGGAGCAAGATCTACCTGGCCGGGACCTTCAACGATGTGGCGATCTTTGATGCCGAAACCATGAAGCAGACCGGCAGCATCAAACTGCCGGGTGGGGATATGGCGATTACTACGGCACAGATCTTCGTCCGGTAA
- the qhpC gene encoding quinohemoprotein amine dehydrogenase subunit gamma, protein MKHLKAINNKALKLDQAADENRIEEVVAMSSVAGCASTTDPGWEIDAFGGVSSLCQPMEADLYGCSDPCWWPAQVPDMMSTYPDWNKDAQASNDNWRNLGTVFPKDK, encoded by the coding sequence ATGAAACATCTCAAGGCAATCAATAACAAAGCGTTGAAGCTGGATCAGGCCGCGGACGAGAACCGCATCGAAGAAGTGGTGGCGATGAGCTCCGTCGCTGGCTGCGCCTCGACCACCGACCCGGGCTGGGAAATCGATGCGTTCGGCGGGGTGTCGTCGCTTTGTCAGCCGATGGAAGCCGACCTGTATGGCTGCTCCGACCCGTGCTGGTGGCCGGCCCAGGTGCCGGACATGATGAGCACCTACCCGGACTGGAACAAGGATGCCCAGGCGTCCAACGACAACTGGCGCAACCTCGGCACTGTCTTCCCGAAAGACAAGTAA
- the peaB gene encoding quinohemoprotein amine dehydrogenase maturation protein has protein sequence MGAILNLVERNLHEVHVDADRMLFHIPSSSLFASDELTGTIIDALRGPGCSSEDLVQRLGARFNGEEINETLRELISLELVSDGSPLTPDIAVKRVERTAINTVVLNVNTGCNLSCTYCYKEDLDKPSAGKKMDVETAIASVEMLLRESPDEERFTVVFFGGEPLSNRKLIEYMVDYCEKRFAEAGKFVEFVMTTNATLLTEETVDYLNAHRFGLSVSIDGPKTVHDRNRITVGGQGTYDVVRRKAEMLLSRYNSRPVGARVTLTTGVTDVETIWDHLFNELGFAEVGFAPVTSGDISSFNLTNDELIEVFASMKRLGRRYLEAALEHRNIGFSNLHQLITDIHEGHKKALPCGAGLKMLAVDHKGELNLCHRFTGSSLPTFGNVHSGVKQVELNDFLSLRLDRTNTGCHDCQIRNLCSGGCYHESYARYGDPAHPTYHYCELMRDWVDFGIEVYTRIMAANPAFISSYITPRKAH, from the coding sequence ATGGGCGCTATCTTGAATCTGGTCGAACGTAATCTGCACGAAGTGCACGTCGACGCCGACCGCATGCTGTTTCATATCCCCAGCAGTTCGCTGTTCGCCAGCGATGAACTGACCGGCACCATCATTGATGCACTGCGCGGCCCTGGGTGCTCCTCAGAGGATCTGGTCCAGCGCCTCGGCGCGCGGTTCAATGGCGAGGAAATCAACGAGACACTGCGCGAGCTGATCTCGCTGGAACTGGTCAGCGACGGCTCGCCGCTGACGCCGGACATCGCCGTAAAACGCGTCGAACGCACGGCGATCAACACCGTGGTGCTCAACGTCAACACCGGCTGCAACCTGAGCTGCACCTACTGCTACAAGGAAGACCTCGACAAGCCGTCCGCCGGCAAAAAGATGGACGTCGAAACTGCCATCGCCTCGGTCGAAATGCTGCTACGCGAATCCCCCGACGAAGAGCGCTTCACCGTGGTGTTTTTCGGCGGCGAACCGCTGAGCAACCGCAAGCTGATCGAGTACATGGTCGATTACTGCGAGAAGCGGTTTGCCGAGGCCGGCAAGTTCGTCGAGTTCGTGATGACCACCAACGCCACGCTGCTCACCGAAGAAACCGTGGACTACCTGAATGCCCACCGTTTTGGCTTGTCAGTGAGCATCGACGGGCCGAAAACCGTGCACGACCGCAACCGCATCACCGTGGGCGGGCAGGGCACTTATGACGTGGTGCGGCGCAAAGCCGAAATGTTGCTCTCTCGCTACAACAGCCGTCCGGTCGGCGCGCGGGTGACCCTGACCACCGGCGTCACCGACGTTGAAACCATCTGGGATCACCTGTTTAACGAACTGGGTTTTGCCGAGGTTGGATTTGCTCCGGTAACGTCCGGCGATATCAGCAGCTTCAATCTGACCAACGACGAGTTGATCGAAGTGTTCGCCAGCATGAAACGTCTCGGTCGGCGTTATCTGGAGGCTGCGCTGGAACACCGCAATATCGGGTTCTCCAACCTGCATCAGTTGATCACCGACATTCATGAAGGCCACAAAAAGGCCCTGCCGTGCGGCGCCGGGCTGAAGATGCTGGCGGTCGATCACAAAGGCGAACTGAACCTGTGCCATCGCTTCACCGGCTCCTCGCTGCCGACCTTCGGCAACGTCCACAGCGGCGTCAAGCAGGTCGAGTTGAATGACTTCCTGTCCCTGCGCCTGGATCGCACCAACACCGGTTGCCATGACTGTCAGATTCGCAACCTGTGCTCCGGCGGTTGCTACCACGAGAGCTATGCCCGCTACGGTGACCCGGCCCACCCGACGTATCACTACTGCGAATTGATGCGTGACTGGGTCGACTTCGGCATTGAGGTCTACACCCGGATCATGGCCGCCAACCCCGCGTTCATCAGCAGCTACATCACTCCGCGCAAGGCTCACTGA
- the peaA gene encoding quinohemoprotein amine dehydrogenase subunit alpha, with protein sequence MKRRLRSGMSASLLAVAACVALHSPYSLAARDAQTILKETCQGCHTPEAGDQLSRISHQRKTPEGWLMSIARMQTMHGLQISDDDRRTLVKYLADTQGLAPSETDGVRYALERRLNTVEQFDEKTAQMCGRCHSGARVALQRRPAQEWERLVNFHLGQWPSLEYQALARDRDWFDIARKEMVPLLAKRYPLDNPAWQTWVKTAPKAEALVGDWSFSGHLPGKGELAGTMSVTADGSDTFKVTVKGQYADGSPFNGDGSAILYSGYEWRGNVTVDGVTMRQVFAAQGNAMQGRMFEAEHDERGLDFVAAKQGSQRLLAVQPGYVKAGSETEVTLIGSGLSGKPNFGKGVDVVEVVEQSADRIKVKVKAAANARPGLRAVSVGSLKGPSLSVYSKIASVKVVPEFSVARIGEGGGSTPKVQGRFDAEAWGKGADGKPYRIGVFPAQWKVEAFDERAKEDEDVKFAGTMQADAGVFTPGDAGPNPARKMSTNNAGNLKVIAAVDDAGKSLTGEGHLIVTVQRWNNPPIP encoded by the coding sequence ATGAAGAGAAGACTCCGATCAGGCATGAGCGCCAGCCTGCTGGCCGTGGCCGCTTGCGTGGCCCTGCATTCGCCGTACAGCCTGGCAGCCCGCGATGCCCAGACCATCCTCAAGGAAACCTGCCAGGGCTGTCACACCCCTGAAGCCGGCGACCAGTTGAGCCGTATCAGCCACCAGCGCAAGACCCCCGAAGGCTGGCTGATGAGCATTGCCCGGATGCAGACCATGCACGGTCTGCAGATCAGCGATGACGATCGACGCACACTGGTCAAATACCTCGCCGACACCCAGGGCCTGGCGCCCAGCGAAACCGATGGCGTGCGTTACGCGCTGGAACGGCGGTTGAACACCGTTGAGCAGTTCGACGAGAAAACCGCGCAGATGTGTGGTCGCTGCCATTCCGGTGCCCGGGTCGCTCTGCAACGGCGTCCGGCCCAGGAGTGGGAACGTCTGGTGAATTTCCACCTCGGCCAATGGCCGTCGCTGGAGTATCAGGCGCTGGCCCGTGATCGTGACTGGTTCGATATCGCCCGCAAGGAAATGGTCCCCCTGCTGGCCAAACGTTATCCGCTGGATAATCCGGCGTGGCAGACGTGGGTCAAAACCGCACCGAAAGCCGAGGCGCTGGTGGGCGACTGGAGTTTCAGCGGTCACCTGCCGGGCAAGGGTGAACTGGCCGGCACCATGAGCGTCACCGCCGATGGCAGTGACACCTTCAAAGTTACCGTCAAAGGTCAGTACGCCGACGGCAGCCCGTTCAACGGCGACGGCAGCGCAATCCTCTACAGCGGCTACGAATGGCGCGGCAACGTGACCGTCGATGGCGTGACCATGCGTCAGGTGTTCGCCGCGCAAGGCAACGCCATGCAGGGCCGGATGTTCGAGGCCGAGCACGATGAGCGCGGTCTGGATTTCGTTGCGGCCAAACAGGGTTCCCAGCGCCTGCTGGCGGTACAGCCTGGTTATGTGAAGGCCGGCAGCGAAACTGAAGTGACCCTGATCGGCAGCGGTCTGAGCGGCAAGCCGAATTTCGGCAAAGGCGTGGACGTGGTCGAAGTGGTCGAGCAGAGCGCCGATCGGATCAAGGTCAAAGTCAAAGCGGCAGCCAATGCCCGACCGGGGCTGCGCGCAGTCAGCGTCGGCAGCCTGAAAGGCCCGAGCCTGTCGGTGTACAGCAAGATTGCCTCGGTCAAAGTGGTGCCCGAGTTCTCGGTGGCACGGATCGGCGAGGGCGGTGGTTCGACGCCGAAAGTCCAGGGCCGCTTCGACGCCGAAGCGTGGGGTAAGGGTGCCGACGGCAAGCCATATCGCATCGGCGTGTTCCCGGCGCAATGGAAAGTCGAAGCCTTCGACGAGCGCGCCAAAGAGGACGAGGACGTCAAGTTCGCCGGCACCATGCAGGCCGACGCGGGCGTGTTCACACCGGGCGATGCCGGGCCGAATCCGGCTCGCAAGATGTCCACCAACAATGCCGGCAACCTCAAGGTGATTGCCGCCGTCGACGACGCAGGGAAATCCCTGACCGGCGAAGGCCACCTGATCGTCACCGTGCAACGCTGGAACAATCCACCCATTCCCTGA